In the genome of Raphanus sativus cultivar WK10039 chromosome 4, ASM80110v3, whole genome shotgun sequence, one region contains:
- the LOC108838057 gene encoding 26S proteasome non-ATPase regulatory subunit 13 homolog A, protein MAALQYLESLKTSHPELNEWYDSLADLYQKKLWHQLTLKLEQFIALSVFQAGDALVQFYHNFITDFETKINLLKLAHFAVVVSRQYAEKEAAVSYLEGVIEKLKATKEPRITEPIVYIETQKALFKLEQGDQKECKKVLDDAKTSLDSMTDIDPSVFANFYWVSSQYHKFRQEFSDFYKSALLFLAYTSVEALSESFKLDLAFDLSLSALLGENIYNFGELLAHPILKSLLGTNVEWLYHILQAFNHGDLVQYQELCRVHHASLIAQPALVENEKKLLEKINILCLIEIIFSRPAEDRTIPLTVIAEHTKLSIEDVEHLLMKSLSVHLIEGIIDQVNGTVYISWAQPRVLGIPQIKSLRDQLDSWVDKVHTTLLSVEAETPDLVAA, encoded by the exons ATGGCTGCTCTTCAATACTTGGAATCGCTGAAAACTTCGCATCCAGAGCTCAATGAATGGTACGATTCCCTCGCAGATCTGTATCAGAAAAAGCTATGGCATCAGCTCACCCTCAAGCTCGAGCAGTTCATCGCTCTCTCCGTTTTTCAG gCTGGAGATGCTTTGGTACAGTTCTACCACAACTTCATCACCGACTTCGAGACGAAGATCAACCTCCTCAAGCTCGCGCATTTCGCTGTGGTGGTCTCCCGTCAGTACGCTGAGAAAGAAGCTGCGGTTAGCTATCTCGAAGGAGTGATTGAGAAGCTTAAAGCCACTAAGGAGCCTCGCATCACTGAACCTATCGTTTACATCGAGACGCAAAAGGCTTTGTTCAAGCTTGAGCAAGGTGATCAGAAGGAATGCAAGAAGGTCTTGGACGATGCCAAGACATCTCTTGATAGCATGACTGACATTGATCCTTCGGTGTTCGCGAACTTCTACTGGGTGTCTTCTCAGTACCACAAGTTCCGTCAGGAGTTCTCTGATTTCTACAAAAGTGCTCTGCTTTTTCTTGCGTATACTTCTGTGGAGGCACTCTCTGAATCCTTTAAGCTG GATTTGGCTTTCGATTTGTCACTTTCAGCTCTACTTGGAGAAAACATCTACAACTTTGGGGAACTCTTGGCTCATCCCATT TTGAAAAGTCTTCTTGGAACAAATGTGGAATGGCTTTACCACATTCTCCAGGCGTTCAACCATGGTGATTTAGTTCAGTATCAAGAACTGTGTCGTGTGCACCATGCATCCTTGATTGCCCAACCAGCACTGGTTGAGAATGAGAAGAAACTATTAGAGAAGATCAACATTCTTTGCCTTATCGAGATCATCTTCAG CCGACCTGCTGAAGATAGGACTATTCCTTTGACTGTCATTGCTGAGCATACTAAACTTTCCATTGAAGATGTTGAGCACCTTCTCATGAAGAGTCTTTCT GTGCATCTGATTGAGGGGATTATAGATCAAGTGAATGGAACAGTTTACATCTCATGGGCCCAACCGAGAGTGTTGGGGATTCCACAGATCAAGTCTTTGAGGGATCAATTGGACAGTTGGGTCGACAAAGTCCACACCACTTTGCTGTCTGTTGAAGCTGAGACACCAGATCTTGTTGCGGCATAA
- the LOC108848838 gene encoding protein SENSITIVE TO UV 2, translating to MDEEDELGGWDKDFLDAAFKAEEILLSTQPPPPAPPTVPPPAPAPASESVELHSRHKIQVRDPFASFSPPRVLSQRAGDAVTDYSAAAVRPISPTRRNDSEKDVEIERLKKELGRVSKQLLDMEQECSQLKKGKSKETQVKSESKGRGATVHASMRTNLEPDAATSVNDGGIDSTAGLDDKKSFKATGVQADLANHSDLSKKLLDIWRTSNYQDPRRNLISELLLACSTDLQILFGFMNTSTPPQEKDRQAAKNLSNMQSSKPLESEKVCQLYSAVTKISYGFVNLKTLVEPLLDLCNAENAILVHRSLHVLHVLLEHICGVENRFEARDNITDEEEPSSCEVAEFHGYKGRKTNLSIGESEGRKTNLSIGESVYSSNIPFQGRSDAETSKKSQAGDTDKPQPSWDANWHSLFELMNQIASRRTEENVKLEAVSIMNIIVMRTNAYTERETFVSEQVFSSISLLLKKEAGLRVRKGAIHLFFLLLNCPKVLARFDSLHEKNKSSASGNNSQENLFPLEPFRKIFEGLADCLTSPRKTSEDLELCRNVIMILALAASSGNSGYELLSSHNLPQDTSFLMLILHLLAAEIDSESTELHPNAEVFKARTLLMREILILLNRLVSGSSSSCTVLRELTKSRDMASLTVDAATRLSRKRNLLGQPESSVERMRGSEITDLARIFKRRVFAFLGDNSS from the exons atggatgaAGAGGACGAGCTTGGGGGTTGGGATAAGGATTTTCTCGACGCAGCGTTCAAAGCCGAAGAGATTCTTCTCTCTACACAACCACCTCCGCCTGCTCCACCGACTGTTCCgcctcctgctcctgctccgGCGTCGGAGAGTGTGGAGTTACATTCACGCCATAAAATTCAAGTTCGTGATCCTTTCGCAAGCTTCTCTCCACCGAGAGTACTCTCTCAGAGAGCAGGTGACGCGGTAACTGATTACTCGGCGGCTGCTGTTAGACCAATCTCTCCGACTCGTCGTAATGATAGCGAGAAAGATGTGGAAATCGAGCGCTTAAAG AAGGAGCTAGGGCGTGTCTCCAAGCAGCTGCTTGATATG GAACAAGAGTGTTCTCAGCTTAAGAAGGGCAAAAGCAAAGAGACACAGGTCAAAAGTGAGAGTAAAGGGAGAGGTGCGACAGTTCATGCTTCTATGAGAACAAACTT GGAACCGGATGCTGCAACTTCTGTGAATGATGGAGGAATCGATTCTACAGCTGGGTTAGATGATAAAAAAA GCTTCAAGGCCACTGGTGTTCAAGCGGATCTGGCAAACCATTCTGACCTTTCAAAGAAGCTGCTAGATATCTGGCGCACCTCAAATTATCAAGACCCAAGGAGAAATCTGATCTCGGAGCTGCTACTGGCTTGTTCAACAGATCTCCAGATTCTCTTTGGTTTTATGAACACTAGTACGCCTCCCCAAGAAAAAGACAGACAAGCAGCCAAAAACTTGTCTAATATGCAATCATCTAAACCGTTAGAGTCTGAAAAAGTATGTCAACTATATTCTGCTGTAACAAAG ATCAGCTATGGGTTTGTAAATTTGAAGACCTTAGTTGAACCACTCCTTGATCTTTGTAATGCGGAAAAT GCCATTCTTGTTCATAGATCTCTGCATGTACTACATGTGCTCTTGGAACATATATGTGGTGTTGAAAACAGATTTGAAGCCAG GGACAATATCACAGATGAGGAGGAGCCAAGCTCTTGTGAGGTCGCCGAATTTCATGGATACAAAGGAAGGAAGACTAACTTGAGCATTGGAGAGTCAGAAGGAAGGAAGACTAACTTGAGCATTGGAGAGTCAGTTTACTCGAGTAATATTCCATTTCAGGGAAGATCTGATGCAGAGACTAGTAAGAAGAGTCAAGCAGGAGATACTGATAAACCTCAGCCAAGTTGGGATGCAAACTGGCATTCTCTGTTTGAATTGATGAATCAAATCGCTAGTAGAAGAACCGAAGAGAATGTGAAACTGGAAGCAGTGTCGATAATGAACATAATCGTGATGAGAACTAATGCTTATACCGAGAGAGAAAC TTTTGTATCCGAGCAAGTGTTTTCGAGCATTTCGCTACTTTTAAAGAAAGAAGCTGGCTTACGTGTGCGTAAAGGAGCTATTCATCTTTTCTTCCTTCTGCTCAACT GTCCTAAAGTGTTAGCTAGATTTGACTCTCtccatgagaaaaataaatcttCAGCTTCTGGGAACAACAGCCAAGAAAATCTGTTTCCTTTGGAACCATTTCGTAAGATCTTTGAAGGTCTAGCAGATTGTCTAACTTCTCCCAGAAAGACATCAGAG GATCTGGAACTCTGTCGGAATGTAATAATGATCTTGGCCTTAGCAGCTTCTTCAGGAAACTCTGGCTATGAACTTCTCTCAAGTCACAACTTACCTCAAGACACCAGCTTTTTGATGCTGATACTGCATCTTTTAGCAGCGGAGATAGATTCCGAATCAACAGAGCTTCATCCGAACGCAGAAGTATTCAAAGCGAG GACACTATTGATGAGAGAGATATTGATATTACTAAACAGGCTAGTCTCTGGTTCTTCAAGCTCTTGTACAGTTCTAAGGGAACTAACGAAGAGCAGAGACATGGCGAGTCTAACGGTTGATGCAGCCACAAGATTGTCCCGTAAAAGAAACTTACTTGGACAGCCTGAAAGCAGTGTTGAGAGAATGAGAGGTTCGGAGATCACGGATTTAGCACGCATTTTCAAGAGACGAGTTTTCGCATTCTTAGGTGACAACAGTAGTTGA
- the LOC108850439 gene encoding uncharacterized protein LOC108850439 — MDAEGKAEGKRIQESVSTDLVLDIHNGFTIDERDLTQPSKGPGYYMVNVWINGEDAQRTTAVKSFGGVHQFKERLAIGLDSSAYKYVYIELARGICTKDPGTSNGTVVMGRAKIRLPPWNSGNMFTSKVNLIGLKSDRSVVVKGYLHLSMQLHRYLA, encoded by the coding sequence ATGGATGCTGAGGGAAAAGCAGAGGGGAAAAGAATTCAGGAATCAGTAAGCACAGATTTAGTCCTTGATATCCATAACGGATTCACAATAGATGAAAGAGACCTTACACAACCTAGCAAGGGTCCTGGGTACTACATGGTTAACGTATGGATAAACGGAGAAGATGCACAAAGAACGACAGCGGTCAAGTCTTTTGGAGGCGTCCATCAATTCAAAGAAAGATTAGCAATTGGTTTAGATTCTTCTGCTTACAAATATGTTTACATTGAGTTGGCCAGAGGAATTTGTACAAAAGATCCTGGAACATCTAACGGTACTGTCGTGATGGGTCGGGCGAAGATTCGATTGCCTCCTTGGAACAGTGGCAACATGTTCACTTCTAAGGTCAACCTCATTGGTTTGAAAAGTGATCGAAGTGTAGTTGTTAAGGGATACCTACATTTGTCTATGCAACTTCATAGATATCTTGCGTGA
- the LOC108848543 gene encoding transcription initiation factor TFIID subunit 14b: MTSNSSSKKQAQDPPESSEPTLKSLRTKMTKSDEKKKLKDIEISVPLVYGNIAFWLGKKASEYQSHKWAVYVRGATNEDISVVIKKVVFQLHSSFNNPTRVIEEPPFEVSESGWGEFEIAITLHFHSDVCDKPLSLYHHLKLYPEDESGPLTMKKPVVVEHYDEIVFPDPSESFLARVQNHPALTFPRLPSGYNLPAPMQVDDNGKKKRGDTKDHSLGQWFTSFSEADELLQLAAARQQVQAHIAKLRRQISLLEGQNQTIKTGSDP; encoded by the exons ATGACGAGTAACTCGTCATCTAAGAAACAAGCTCAAGATCCGCCTGAATCCTCCGAGCCCACTTTGAAATCCCTCAGAACCAAGATGACCAAATCCGACGAAAAG AAGAAGCTTAAAGACATTGAGATAAGCGTTCCACTTGTCTATGGTAACATTGCTTTCTGGCTCGGCAAGAAGGCTAGCGA ATACCAATCTCACAAATGGGCTGTATATGTTCGTGGGGCAACAAATGAAGACATCAGTGTTGTAATCAAGAAAGTCGTCTTCCAGCTTCATTCTAGTTTCAACAACCCCACAAGAGTCATCGAGGAGCCTCCATTCGAGGTCTCCGAATCTGGCTGGGGAGAATTCGAGATTGCTATCACATTGCATTTCCACAGCGACGTCTGTGACAAGCCATTGAGTTT ATATCATCACTTGAAGTTATACCCAGAAGATGAATCAGGTCCTTTGACAATGAAGAAGCCTGTGGTTGTCGAACACTACGACGAGATTGTGTTTCCTGACCCTTCTGAAAGTTTTCTTGCTAGGGTTCAGAATCACCCTGCTTTGACGTTTCCTAGATTACCCTCTGGTTACAACTTGCCTGCTCCTA TGCAAGTTGATGATAACGGGAAAAAGAAGAGAGGTGATACTAAAGATCATAGCTTGGGACAATGGTTCACGAGCTTCTCTGAAGCCGATGAGTTGTTACAGCTTGCGGCTGCTCGTCAACAg GTTCAAGCTCATATTGCTAAACTCAGGCGACAAATAAGCTTGCTAGAGGGACAGAATCAGACCATCAAAACAGGTTCTGATCCGTGA